Proteins from a single region of Punica granatum isolate Tunisia-2019 chromosome 8, ASM765513v2, whole genome shotgun sequence:
- the LOC116215853 gene encoding probable LRR receptor-like serine/threonine-protein kinase At3g47570 yields MPIYSFSFPSDSLEIQPHTLIINMKPQIHNCSSKIHALVFILYQIAIAATTAIAATTAIAAFRFTNETDHQALLAFKGQIASDPSDALSSWNNSIHFCAWTGVACGKKHQRVTALQLRSRGLVGSLSPHVCNLTFLRYLNLENNHLNGILPQEISQLRRLQVLSLINNSFEGELPRNLTNCADLWFLHLGGNSLGGRIPVELGSLLKLTHLQLPLNQFTGEIPPELGNLSALTIFSLGVNYIQGSIPKQLGYLSNLEFLDLGTNNLSGHIPTSLYNISSILTFIVDQNTLEGSLPSNLFQTLPKLEGLHLGSNGFSGLVPSSINNASEAIIIEVQDNALVGPLPGDWGGLKNLDWLNLGDNKLSGHVPSSLYNISSIRLFSVANNSLSGSLPFDLFLTLPELEELYFGGNEFSGLVPSTMTNASRAVKIDLALNALVGPVPVDLGGLKNLQLLNFEVNNLGTEEGNDLSFLTSLINCTKLQELSVTDNRLKGILPYSIANFSSPLTTFGLHKNFISGTIPSGIGNLVNLQLLGLSENMLTGRIPGSIVKLSKLQELYLYHNNLSGVIPSTIGNLTSLSVLNFVNNMLEGTVPASLGNCTHLNFLGLDENLLVGVVPQELFGILSLSILSLAVNHLTGPIPSLVGKLANLQTLDVSENNMQGEIPSALGDCLVLEYLSLGANQFSGTIPPSISNLRGLNSLNLSRNKFSGQFPGFLANLPFVQSLDLSFNKFEGEVPIRGIFRNRSAVSVVGNNELCGGPPFLQLPKCKGGATKKNRKRRSSQGTVLVITVTVSIFSLLVGMIAIILYRSKRLKGGTAFASSTQDHHPMLSYGELSRATNGFSPTNMIGEGSFGAVYQGVLPSTGQIVAVKVLKLEEQGASRSFMAECEALRNIRHRNLVKIITSCSGIDFRGEDFKALIFEFMPKGSLEKWLHPVPNEMGGSDNNTRLSVIQRLGIAIDVATAVDYLHHQCLIGIVHSDLKPSNVLLGSDFSAHVSDFGLAKFLTVKASGTQSSSIGIRGTVGYVAPEYGVGGEVSARGDIYSFGILLLELFTGKRPTEPMFSGEFDLRGFVERSLPNGLNQVLDPSLCIGRVQGELKQCLLSVFRVGVMCSAAQPNERMDIGEAAAELQKAQDVLQVRRRRIRV; encoded by the exons ATGCCTATATATAGCTTCAGCTTTCCTTCTGATTCATTAGAAATCCAACCCCATACACTCATAATAAACATGAAACCCCAGATACACAACTGCTCCTCGAAAATCCATGCTCTCGTGTTCATCCTCTATCAAATAGCTATTGCCGCTACTACTGCAATTGCCGCTACTACTGCAATTGCCGCTTTCCGTTTTACCAATGAAACAGACCATCAAGCATTGCTGGCCTTTAAAGGCCAGATAGCCTCCGATCCGTCCGATGCCCTCAGCTCTTGGAACAATTCAATCCACTTTTGTGCTTGGACCGGAGTTGCATGCGGTAAGAAGCATCAGCGTGTGACAGCACTTCAACTCCGATCCCGGGGGCTGGTGGGTTCTCTGTCTCCTCATGTCTGCAATCTTACCTTCCTAAGATATCTAAACCTTGAGAACAATCACTTGAATGGTATACTGCCCCAAGAGATCAGTCAGTTGAGGAGGCTACAGGTTCTTAGTCTCATCAACAATTCTTTCGAAGGAGAGCTGCCCAGAAATCTGACCAATTGTGCAGACCTCTGGTTCCTACATTTGGGTGGCAATAGTCTTGGTGGCCGAATCCCAGTTGAGCTCGGTTCTCTGTTGAAGCTCACCCACTTACAGCTCCCGTTAAATCAGTTCACCGGTGAAATCCCCCCCGAGCTGGGAAATCTTTCTGCTCTCACCATATTTTCTCTAGGAGTCAATTACATCCAAGGGAGTATACCCAAACAACTTGGATATCTGTCAAACTTAGAATTTCTAGATTTAGGAACTAACAATCTTTCGGGCCATATTCCCACCTCTCTCTACAACATCTCATCCATTCTCACTTTCATTGTGGACCAGAACACTCTCGAGGGGTCCCTTCCTTCTAATCTATTCCAAACTTTACCGAAACTAGAAGGGCTGCATCTGGGCAGTAATGGGTTCTCAGGACTGGTTCCAAGCTCTATAAACAATGCTTCTGAGGCCATAATTATTGAAGTACAGGATAACGCCCTTGTTGGACCGCTCCCAGGGGACTGGGGAGGCCTTAAGAATTTGGACTGGCTTAATTTAGGGGATAACAAACTTTCTGGTCACGTTCCCTCCTCTCTCTACAATATCTCATCCATTCGCCTCTTCTCAGTGGCAAACAATAGTCTAAGTGGGTCCCTTCCATTTGATCTTTTCCTAACTTTACCGGAACTAGAAGAGTTGTATTTCGGTGGTAATGAGTTTTCAGGATTGGTTCCAAGCACAATGACCAATGCTTCTCGGGCTGTAAAAATTGATCTTGCTTTGAATGCCCTTGTAGGACCGGTCCCAGTGGACTTGGGTGGTCTGAAGAATTTGCAGTTGCTTAATTTTGAAGTGAACAATCTAGGAACTGAAGAAGGGAATGATTTGAGCTTCCTTACATCCTTAATCAACTGCACCAAACTACAAGAACTGTCTGTTACTGACAATAGGCTCAAGGGCATCTTGCCCTATTCTATTGCAAATTTCTCATCCCCTTTGACAACGTTTGGGCTGCATAAAAACTTCATATCAGGAACCATACCTTCAGGCATAGGGAACCTCGTAAATTTGCAGCTTCTTGGACTGAGTGAAAACATGCTTACAGGGAGAATCCCCGGCTCCATCGTCAAATTATCGAAGCTGCAGGAACTCTACCTCTATCACAATAATCTCTCTGGAGTGATTCCATCCACCATTGGCAACCTGACTTCGCTCTCAGTCCTCAACTTTGTGAATAATATGCTGGAGGGAACTGTCCCTGCTTCTCTGGGGAATTGCACACACTTGAATTTTCTAGGCCTGGATGAGAATCTCCTCGTCGGTGTGGTGCCCCAAGAACTCTTTGGTATTCTTTCACTCTCAATTCTATCATTAGCAGTAAACCATTTAACTGGTCCAATTCCATCCCTGGTTGGTAAACTGGCGAATCTCCAGACGTTAGATGTTTCGGAGAACAACATGCAAGGTGAAATTCCATCTGCTCTAGGTGATTGTTTGGTGCTGGAATACCTTTCTTTGGGAGCTAACCAATTCAGTGGAACCATTCCACCCTCTATCTCAAATCTACGAGGTCTGAATTCACTCAATCTCTCTCGGAACAAATTTTCAGGGCAATTCCCTGGATTTCTAGCCAACCTCCCTTTCGTCCAAAGTCTTGATCTTTCCTTTAATAAGTTTGAGGGCGAAGTACCAATCAGAGGAATCTTCCGTAATCGTAGTGCGGTTTCAGTCGTTGGAAATAATGAGCTGTGCGGAGGACCTCCCTTCCTGCAATTGCCTAAATGTAAAGGGGGAGCAACAAAGAAAAACCGCAAAAGAAGATCATCTCAGGGGACAGTTTTGGTTATTACTGTCACGGTCTCCATTTTCTCCCTGTTGGTAGGAATGATTGCCATAATTCTTTATCGTTCAAAAAGGTTGAAAGGCGGAACTGCATTTGCTTCTTCAACCCAGGATCATCACCCTATGCTATCTTATGGTGAACTTTCTCGAGCGACAAACGGGTTCTCTCCTACGAATATGATTGGTGAAGGAAGCTTTGGTGCAGTCTACCAAGGCGTTCTGCCTAGCACTGGACAGATTGTGGCCGTGAAGGTGCTCAAACTTGAAGAACAGGGAGCGAGCAGGAGTTTCATGGCGGAGTGTGAGGCTTTGAGGAACATTCGGCATCGGAACCTTGTCAAGATCATCACTTCTTGCTCGGGCATTGATTTCCGAGGAGAAGACTTCAAGGCTCTAATTTTTGAGTTCATGCCCAAAGGGAGCCTCGAGAAATGGCTGCACCCAGTTCCAAATGAGATGGGAGGGAGCGACAATAACACGAGGTTAAGTGTGATTCAGAGGTTGGGCATAGCCATTGATGTGGCCACAGCAGTGGACTATCTCCACCATCAGTGCCTTATTGGCATTGTTCACTCTGACTTGAAGCCCAGCAATGTTCTTCTCGGCAGTGATTTTTCTGCACATGTAAGTGATTTTGGCCTCGCAAAGTTTCTAACCGTCAAAGCATCCGGGACACAGAGTAGTTCAATTGGGATCAGAGGAACAGTCGGCTATGTTGCGCCAG AATATGGTGTTGGTGGTGAGGTATCGGCGCGAGGGGACATCTACAGCTTTGGGATTCTCTTGCTTGAACTGTTCACAGGGAAGAGGCCCACCGAGCCCATGTTCAGTGGCGAGTTTGATCTCCGTGGATTTGTGGAGAGATCTCTTCCTAATGGGCTAAATCAGGTGTTAGACCCATCGCTTTGCATAGGAAGAGTGCAAGGCGAACTCAAACAGTGCTTGCTCTCGGTCTTTAGAGTAGGGGTCATGTGCTCAGCTGCGCAACCAAATGAGAGGATGGACATTGGAGAAGCAGCTGCGGAATTGCAGAAGGCACAGGATGTTCTTCAAGTTCGTAGGAGGAGAATCAGAGTGTGA
- the LOC116189599 gene encoding probable leucine-rich repeat receptor-like protein kinase At5g63930, with protein sequence MSVLRQLYLFCFFFFLLFPAHALSAAPTSELRALMDLKASLDPDNTLLPSWNLNGDPCNAGGGSFDGVGCTADGHVANISLQGRGLSGKLSPAIAGLEHLTGLYLHYNSLYGEIPREIGNLSRLSDLYLNMNNLSGEIPSEIGNLESLQVLQLSYNQFTGSIPTQLGSLSKLGVFSVQSNQLTGAIPASLGDLASLTRLDLSFNRLFGSIPTRLAGLPLLEVLDIHNNTLSGNVPPSLKRLNDGFLYENNLDLCGAGYLTLTACNASYSLGSSRPEPYASGTTGPLTSIPETANVQLPCNHTQCSNLPRSRHSSVIIGIVVATIALSAIGAFSFTQYRRRKQKLGISFDHSDSRLSTDQSGGPGYRKNGSPLASLEYSNGWDPLADGKVISGLFPQEVMQSFRFNLEEVESATQYFSEVNVLGKSNSSTTYKGILRDGSLVSVKCINKTSCKSDESEFLKGLNVLTSLRHENLVRLRGFCCSRGRGECFLIYDYVPNGSLLRYLDLKDGDGNILEWSTRVSIVKGIAKGIAYLHSFKAGKPALLHQNISADKVLIDQRYSPLLSGCSLHRLLTNDTIFSSLKEAAAMGYLAPEYASTGRFTEKSDIYAFGMLLFQIMSGKQKVTSSIRLVAEGNRFQELVDRNLHGRFFEYEAAKIARIALLCTHESPMERPSMDAIIHELGNCSSCL encoded by the exons atgtccgTTCTTCGTCAACTTTAtctcttctgcttcttcttcttcctcctcttcccaGCCCATGCCCTGTCCGCCGCCCCCACTTCAGAGCTCAGAGCTCTCATGGACCTGAAAGCAAGCTTAGACCCCGACAACACCTTGCTCCCCTCGTGGAACCTCAATGGCGACCCCTGCAACGCCGGTGGCGGCTCCTTCGACGGCGTGGGCTGCACCGCCGACGGCCACGTGGCCAACATCTCGTTGCAGGGCAGGGGGCTCAGTGGGAAGCTCTCGCCCGCCATTGCTGGGCTGGAGCACCTGACTGGGCTGTACCTGCATTACAACTCTTTGTATGGAGAGATACCCAGAGAGATCGGTAATCTGAGTCGGCTCAGTGATCTGTATCTCAACATGAACAACCTCTCCGGGGAGATTCCCTCCGAGATTGGAAATCTCGAGAGCTTGCAAG TTTTGCAGCTCTCTTATAACCAGTTTACTGGAAGTATACCCACTCAGCTTGGTTCTCTCTCAAAACTTGGCGTTTTCTCCGTCCAATCCAACCAACTCACTGGTGCAATACCCGCAAGTTTAGGTGACTTGGCTTCATTGACGAGGCTTGACTTGAGCTTCAACCGTCTCTTTGGTTCAATCCCAACGAGGCTTGCTGGTCTACCGCTGCTTGAAGTTCTTGACATTCATAACAACACACTCTCTGGCAATGTTCCCCCAA GCCTGAAGAGACTGAACGATGGGTTTTTGTACGAGAACAACTTGGACTTGTGTGGAGCAGGTTATTTGACCCTGACGGCTTGTAATGCTTCTTACAGTCTTGGTTCAAGCAGGCCTGAGCCTTATGCGTCTGGGACCACAGGTCCCCTGACAAGCATTCCCGAGACTGCAAATGTACAGTTGCCTTGTAACCATACTCAGTGCTCCAACTTGCCCAGATCAAGACACTCTTCTGTCATTATTGGCATAGTTGTGGCAACAATTGCCCTGTCAGCAATAGGAGCTTTCTCCTTCACTCAGTACCGTCGTAGGAAGCAAAAGCTCGGGATCTCATTCGACCATTCAGATAGTCGTCTTAGTACAGACCAGAGTGGGGGCCCTGGTTACAGGAAGAATGGTTCGCCTCTTGCAAGTCTTGAGTACTCCAACGGATGGGACCCGCTCGCCGATGGTAAGGTTATCAGTGGATTGTTCCCTCAAGAAGTTATGCAGAGCTTCAGATTCAATCTTGAGGAGGTGGAATCAGCAACTCAGTACTTCTCAGAGGTGAATGTATTGGGGAAGAGTAACTCGTCCACGACTTATAAAGGAATCTTGAGAGACGGGTCCCTTGTTTCAGTTAAGTGCATCAACAAGACCAGCTGCAAGTCCGATGAGAGCGAGTTTCTGAAGGGACTAAACGTTTTGACCTCGCTGAGGCACGAGAATCTAGTGAGACTGAGAGGCTTCTGTTGCTCAAGGGGCAGGGGAGAGTGTTTCCTGATATATGATTATGTTCCCAATGGGAGTCTGCTGAGGTATCTTGACTTGAAGGATGGAGATGGCAACATACTCGAATGGTCCACCAGAGTCTCGATTGTGAAAGGCATTGCTAAAG GAATAGCTTACTTGCATAGTTTCAAAGCAGGCAAGCCTGCCCTCCTCCACCAGAATATCTCAGCAGACAAAGTTCTCATCGACCAGCGGTACAGTCCTCTTCTTTCGGGCTGCAGCCTCCACCGGCTTCTCACGAATGACACTATCTTTTCCTCGCTCAAGGAGGCTGCCGCTATGGGCTACCTAGCCCCTGAGTATGCCTCCACTGGCCGGTTCACTGAGAAGAGTGACATTTACGCCTTCGGGATGTTACTATTCCAAATAATGTCAGGGAAGCAGAAGGTGACTTCTTCTATCCGACTCGTTGCTGAGGGCAATCGTTTCCAAGAGTTGGTTGATCGCAATCTACATGGACGGTTCTTTGAGTATGAGGCTGCGAAGATTGCGAGGATTGCCCTTCTCTGCACCCACGAGTCTCCCATGGAGAGGCCATCCATGGATGCAATCATTCATGAGCTCGGGAACTGCAGCAGCTGTCTGTGA